One stretch of Natronobacterium gregoryi SP2 DNA includes these proteins:
- a CDS encoding PD-(D/E)XK nuclease family protein → MSTTFSLEGVCKLRDCPASDALEDAAREYAALADEYGPRNVLVLKRHPAGLEAVRERLAAVDSTNGSPRSPRVESVPEHASKVIEEHDPTLDRLEYEERIELISLVIDGASRDVPDYLERAARHESFARDVGQLLLEATRQQRRLEDGADVHDCLEFLYAMNDRFHEAIASRGYVERADVIPRAVDLLEDDADGLRTRMTESFDAVLALEFEEFRRLDRRYLGALSADARLVCLGERHASVERTRVEPGRIGDVVGDGLAMERLERVDASGSPHRDIVRFLATGDAPESKESTDAQASEGDSSVDAAEPTGRAHRIRTGTAREQVRAVATEIQSLSGRREWGYDEFVVAVPSIERVPDTRRRLREAGVPTATIGTPSLAEDPAVNELYAFVALQCERSETRAADGDRDGDFAREDGLERLRARVDDFSPSLLEACDDSSVVRALRQWLRQTNLKGRIAAEEDWVDAREQYAGVRRVLEIADFVEETDLVGPDWHGFRRMLERTIRYDAPYVHAVETQPPTGGVTVCAVGDLKYDAYEVVFLLDLIDDAYPGEQFLTQLFPDAWLEEMSGYPAVTDPSPETVAETFATVDGSDDVGDPFETYHAQRSRRRLAIGARAARSRLYCCSYERGSGGLRRTYDESRYLQLLASTSGPTLEDVDTHDEAAINGETNALEAVLDQPHGELERVLREASTGGEADLADTEELFEELAVVLSADDVDDELAEAVRSQFEFAAGEVVRND, encoded by the coding sequence ATGTCGACGACGTTCTCCCTCGAGGGGGTCTGTAAACTCCGAGACTGTCCCGCGTCCGACGCCCTCGAGGACGCTGCCCGCGAGTACGCCGCTCTCGCGGACGAGTATGGCCCCCGGAACGTACTGGTCCTGAAGCGCCACCCCGCCGGCCTCGAGGCAGTCCGCGAACGGCTGGCCGCCGTCGACTCGACGAACGGTTCGCCGCGCTCTCCCCGGGTCGAGTCGGTCCCCGAACACGCCTCGAAGGTCATCGAAGAGCACGATCCGACGCTGGATCGACTCGAGTACGAGGAACGTATCGAACTCATCTCGCTCGTGATCGACGGTGCGAGCCGTGACGTTCCCGACTACCTCGAGCGGGCCGCCCGTCACGAGAGTTTCGCCCGGGACGTGGGGCAACTGCTGCTCGAGGCGACCCGCCAGCAGCGCCGACTCGAGGACGGGGCGGACGTCCACGACTGCCTGGAGTTTCTCTACGCGATGAACGACCGATTCCACGAGGCGATCGCATCCCGCGGCTACGTCGAGCGGGCGGACGTGATCCCGCGGGCCGTCGACCTGCTCGAGGACGACGCCGACGGCCTCCGGACGCGGATGACGGAGTCGTTCGACGCCGTCCTCGCTCTCGAGTTCGAGGAGTTCCGCCGACTCGACCGACGCTATCTCGGAGCACTCTCGGCCGATGCGCGACTGGTCTGTCTGGGCGAACGCCACGCCAGCGTCGAGCGAACCCGTGTCGAGCCCGGTCGGATCGGGGACGTCGTCGGCGACGGCCTCGCGATGGAACGGCTCGAGCGAGTGGACGCGTCCGGGTCCCCTCACCGCGATATCGTCCGATTTCTCGCGACCGGCGACGCGCCGGAGTCGAAAGAGAGCACTGACGCGCAGGCGTCGGAGGGCGACTCGAGTGTTGACGCGGCGGAACCGACTGGACGCGCTCACCGCATTCGAACCGGAACCGCACGCGAGCAGGTTCGTGCGGTCGCCACGGAGATCCAGTCGCTGTCCGGGCGTCGCGAGTGGGGCTACGACGAGTTCGTCGTCGCCGTTCCCTCGATCGAACGGGTTCCAGACACCAGACGGCGGCTCCGGGAAGCGGGCGTTCCGACGGCGACGATCGGCACTCCCTCGCTCGCCGAAGACCCCGCGGTCAACGAACTCTACGCGTTCGTGGCGCTGCAGTGTGAGCGAAGCGAGACGCGGGCTGCAGACGGCGACCGGGACGGCGACTTCGCTCGCGAGGACGGCCTCGAGCGACTCCGCGCTCGCGTCGACGACTTTTCACCGTCCCTGCTCGAGGCCTGTGACGACTCGAGTGTCGTCCGCGCGCTCCGGCAGTGGCTCCGGCAGACGAACCTGAAAGGACGTATCGCTGCCGAGGAGGACTGGGTCGATGCCCGCGAGCAGTACGCAGGCGTGCGTCGCGTCCTCGAGATCGCCGACTTCGTCGAGGAGACGGATCTCGTCGGGCCGGACTGGCACGGATTCCGCCGAATGCTCGAGCGGACGATCCGGTACGACGCGCCGTACGTCCACGCGGTCGAGACCCAGCCGCCGACCGGCGGCGTCACGGTCTGTGCTGTCGGCGATCTCAAGTACGACGCATACGAGGTCGTGTTCCTGCTGGATCTTATCGACGACGCGTACCCGGGCGAACAGTTCCTCACGCAGCTGTTTCCCGACGCGTGGCTCGAGGAGATGTCGGGGTATCCGGCGGTCACCGACCCCTCGCCCGAGACGGTCGCGGAGACGTTTGCGACGGTCGACGGATCGGACGACGTGGGCGACCCCTTCGAAACATACCACGCCCAGCGATCGCGACGCCGGCTCGCGATCGGTGCCCGTGCCGCACGGAGCCGTCTCTACTGCTGTTCGTACGAACGGGGCTCCGGCGGGCTGCGACGCACCTACGACGAGTCGCGCTACCTCCAGCTACTCGCGTCGACGTCCGGACCCACACTCGAGGACGTCGACACCCACGACGAGGCGGCGATCAACGGCGAGACGAACGCCCTCGAGGCCGTCCTCGACCAGCCCCACGGCGAACTCGAGCGTGTCCTCCGGGAGGCGAGTACGGGCGGCGAGGCCGACCTCGCGGACACCGAGGAACTGTTCGAGGAGCTCGCCGTCGTCCTCTCGGCGGATGATGTCGACGACGAACTTGCCGAGGCGGTGCGGTCGCAGTTCGAGTTCGCGGCGGGAGAGGTGGTCCGGAATGACTGA
- a CDS encoding quinone oxidoreductase family protein: protein MRAIEVTEYGDSDRLEVIETDKPDPDAGEVRIEVEAAGINFADVMQRRGLYPGGPEAPYVPGMEAAGTIDATGEGVGLDEGDRVVAMLDTGGYAEYATANAQTLFPIPEGMSFEEAAGFPVQFLTAHSCLFEWGGLEDDETVLIQAAAGGVGTAAVQLASNAGAEVFGTASTDEKLELAADLGCDHPIHYTETDFRDVVDDETDGEGVDLVLESVGDDVFDRSLDAMKHFGRMVTFGVASGVPASAENQRLLFENKTVKGFHLGQAAYHDSSKVMKAVPDLTDGLTSGDLEVILGEEFDLEDAADAHQYIEDRKSSGKIVLKP from the coding sequence ATGCGAGCTATCGAGGTTACGGAGTACGGCGACAGCGATCGTCTCGAGGTAATCGAGACGGACAAACCCGACCCCGACGCGGGCGAGGTCCGGATCGAGGTCGAGGCCGCGGGGATCAACTTTGCGGACGTGATGCAACGGCGCGGCCTCTACCCCGGCGGTCCCGAAGCACCGTACGTCCCCGGCATGGAGGCCGCGGGGACGATTGACGCGACCGGCGAGGGCGTCGGCCTCGACGAGGGCGACCGCGTCGTCGCGATGCTCGACACCGGCGGCTACGCCGAGTACGCCACCGCAAACGCCCAGACGCTCTTTCCCATCCCCGAGGGCATGAGCTTCGAGGAGGCCGCCGGCTTCCCCGTCCAGTTCCTCACGGCCCACTCCTGTCTGTTCGAGTGGGGCGGCCTCGAGGACGACGAGACGGTCCTCATCCAGGCTGCCGCGGGCGGCGTCGGCACTGCAGCGGTCCAACTCGCCTCGAACGCCGGCGCGGAGGTGTTCGGCACCGCGAGTACGGACGAAAAGCTCGAGCTCGCGGCCGACCTGGGCTGTGACCACCCAATCCACTACACCGAGACGGACTTCCGAGACGTCGTCGACGACGAGACCGACGGCGAAGGCGTCGACCTCGTCTTGGAGAGCGTCGGCGACGACGTCTTCGACCGCAGTCTCGACGCCATGAAACACTTCGGCCGGATGGTCACCTTCGGCGTCGCAAGCGGCGTCCCTGCCTCCGCCGAGAACCAGCGACTCCTCTTCGAGAACAAGACTGTCAAAGGATTCCACCTCGGGCAGGCCGCCTACCACGACTCGAGCAAGGTCATGAAGGCTGTCCCCGACCTCACGGACGGGCTGACCAGCGGCGACCTCGAGGTAATTCTCGGCGAGGAGTTCGACCTCGAGGACGCGGCCGACGCCCACCAGTACATCGAGGACCGCAAGAGTTCCGGGAAAATCGTTCTGAAGCCCTGA
- the proS gene encoding proline--tRNA ligase, which produces MSDESQELGITESKSHKPGEWYAEVVQKADLADYAPMGGFIVTKPRGYALWESIQDALDGWFKETGVDNVYFPMFIPESFLEREKDIVEGFDPEVAWVTQGGHDELEERLAVRPTSESIIAPFMADWTRSHRDLPLRINQWCSVVRWEATETKPFFRTKEFMWQEGHTAHATNEGAWEEVWTRLDQYERVYEDVLAIPVLRGKKPEHDKFPGADTTTTVEALMPDGKSVQGATSHNLGQSFAEAFDITYVDEDEEERTAYTTSWGLSWRALGALIMTHSDDQGLVLPPTIAPTQVVVVPIWQEDTKEDVLEYSETIVDDLEEAGFRVELDDRDERNPGFKFNEHELNGVPLRLEIGPYEVEDEEVTLVHRPDNEEAVEDRDGIVDAVDEHLETIYDKLYEAAEENLQENVREADSAEEIMGTIGKHGGYVKVPWCGDQACEEAIKEKVAAEIVMQPLEEQGGQTAGVPKAPEDDDAECAVCGDDADDLAYFAKSY; this is translated from the coding sequence ATGAGCGACGAGAGCCAGGAACTCGGTATCACCGAGTCGAAATCGCACAAACCCGGGGAGTGGTACGCCGAAGTGGTCCAGAAGGCCGACCTCGCTGACTACGCGCCGATGGGCGGGTTCATCGTTACGAAGCCACGTGGCTACGCGCTGTGGGAGTCCATCCAGGACGCGCTCGACGGCTGGTTCAAGGAAACCGGCGTCGACAACGTTTATTTCCCGATGTTCATCCCCGAGTCCTTCCTCGAGCGCGAGAAAGACATCGTCGAGGGGTTCGACCCCGAGGTCGCGTGGGTGACCCAGGGCGGTCACGACGAACTCGAGGAGCGACTCGCAGTCCGTCCGACGAGCGAATCGATCATCGCTCCCTTCATGGCCGACTGGACCCGCAGCCACCGCGACTTGCCGCTGCGGATCAACCAGTGGTGTTCCGTGGTGCGGTGGGAGGCCACCGAGACGAAGCCGTTCTTCCGGACGAAGGAGTTCATGTGGCAGGAGGGCCACACGGCCCACGCCACGAACGAAGGTGCCTGGGAGGAGGTCTGGACCCGGCTGGACCAGTACGAACGCGTTTACGAGGACGTGCTCGCGATTCCGGTGCTCCGTGGCAAAAAGCCCGAACACGACAAGTTCCCCGGCGCGGACACCACGACCACGGTGGAGGCGCTGATGCCCGACGGCAAGTCCGTCCAGGGCGCGACCAGCCACAACCTCGGCCAGAGTTTCGCCGAGGCGTTCGACATCACGTACGTCGACGAAGACGAGGAGGAGCGGACGGCCTACACCACCTCGTGGGGCCTCTCCTGGCGTGCACTCGGCGCACTCATCATGACTCACTCCGACGACCAGGGGCTCGTGCTCCCGCCGACCATCGCGCCCACGCAGGTCGTCGTCGTCCCCATCTGGCAGGAAGACACCAAAGAGGATGTCCTCGAGTACTCCGAGACGATCGTCGACGACCTCGAAGAAGCCGGCTTCCGCGTCGAACTCGACGACCGCGACGAGCGCAACCCTGGGTTCAAGTTCAACGAACACGAGTTGAACGGCGTTCCGTTGCGACTCGAGATCGGCCCCTACGAGGTCGAGGACGAAGAAGTCACGCTGGTTCATCGACCCGACAACGAGGAAGCCGTCGAGGATCGTGACGGAATCGTCGACGCCGTCGACGAACACCTCGAGACGATCTACGACAAACTCTACGAGGCCGCCGAAGAGAACTTACAGGAGAACGTCCGCGAGGCCGACAGCGCCGAGGAGATCATGGGGACAATCGGCAAGCACGGCGGTTACGTGAAGGTACCGTGGTGTGGCGACCAGGCCTGCGAGGAAGCGATCAAGGAGAAAGTTGCCGCCGAGATCGTGATGCAACCGCTCGAGGAGCAGGGCGGCCAGACTGCTGGCGTTCCGAAGGCACCCGAGGACGACGACGCCGAGTGTGCAGTCTGTGGCGACGATGCCGACGACCTCGCGTACTTCGCAAAGAGCTACTAG
- a CDS encoding 8-oxo-dGTP diphosphatase, whose product MIEATLCFPLRDGDVLLIEKRRGLGEGWYNGPGGKLEDGETPRECAVRETREEVGLEVDPAALEKAGELTFLLDGEVHTVCHVYRTDEFSGEPTASEEARPEWFAVEDVPYDQMWEDDRLWLPGVLDGKTVAGEFAFAGGKPLDEAEFVDYDLEWDVAFDAAAE is encoded by the coding sequence ATGATCGAGGCGACGCTGTGTTTTCCGCTGCGGGACGGCGACGTCCTCCTGATCGAGAAACGCCGCGGACTCGGCGAGGGCTGGTACAACGGTCCGGGCGGCAAACTCGAGGACGGCGAGACACCCCGGGAGTGTGCGGTCCGCGAGACCCGCGAGGAGGTCGGACTCGAGGTCGATCCGGCGGCGCTCGAGAAGGCCGGGGAACTCACGTTCCTGCTGGACGGCGAGGTCCACACGGTCTGTCACGTCTACCGGACCGACGAGTTCTCGGGGGAGCCGACCGCATCGGAGGAGGCCCGGCCGGAGTGGTTCGCTGTCGAGGACGTTCCCTACGACCAGATGTGGGAGGACGACCGGCTGTGGCTGCCGGGAGTGCTGGACGGAAAGACTGTCGCGGGCGAGTTCGCGTTCGCGGGTGGAAAACCCCTGGACGAGGCCGAGTTCGTCGATTACGACCTCGAGTGGGACGTTGCGTTCGACGCCGCGGCGGAGTAA
- a CDS encoding UvrD-helicase domain-containing protein, whose protein sequence is MGEPEREPGDEELEPRGNQDAVLESTAACTSVDAGAGTGKTTTMLMRIEHAIETGAVDPGDVLVLTFANEAAGSIRDAVADRLDPETAAAIDVYTYHSFCHRLVREYAYYLGYSPEFDVVTDRKRRRLIGRLLAENDYGFAAATGDGSPAELTADVDGFIQEMSQEDVTPGELQKALPDVRTLELLTEFVLWLERRANEELSFDAEALRYFNAEDHLETASESLVDYGKLIQYCREKIDESPAFGDSEVVRDVERYLEILQDCVTETIETLSLEERETKQLPRALFYNRIRRDATDRIEQSPFGRLKHYVEFLRLARHYTDVYGDYHDALENRGALDFDELVRKATQLLNDESIASEITDRWEQVYCDEFQDTDETQFSLLTGLTDGHDRPSLFAIGDKDQAIYGWRGTDRRGLDRLASVYDDHDAVELGLNFRSRQEILDLTNCCGYGPQSSKTLREADRTPGEYGDYDDYERADDDTGLEEPPDHVVTIESGEIDRPMAEQVGTTVSRLLNGEAENVPRRRLEDVAVVVRTNRHAQAVAEALESRRIPYEVSGSPGGDVSPGIRTVLSYLRVLVDSDADAHLRRVLFYRYRLPESDLRTLQQQDGPLVDAVFEVDSETLERPDRLERARDHLETLAEYRRLYPLSGFLRRFREVTRLEWFLTSDERAEFDRIERFVDAYDADSMLRMLSAEFLEALENTLEGSESERTRGTHSSDYVDVMTVHQAKGLEFDTVLVPFLSDEEWCVEADYARRSRERLLAALLSDDLESPLRSDLAAETVGEEWRVLHVALTRAENHLFLFGAEYDYEGEDAQLGVETADACLPDAIEWSTAGQRMDLWESLTESFEDVREIYPETVADRTTELARSSGVTPGSITYYADYEDRQVEPLRTREAIETVHQLGRLLRDDALLPAADAASYADGRDDGVRVPGARRLSTLTEETVRFPVETLSEATELPVAISHSYTAMETHDTCPRKHYLDHVVRAIDDPGARGETSSGDGGSRVVGTVFHDVAEEAFYREYESREEWHEAATRQLTARGLTDHREDVLACVDRYFGATADGFDRPVADWDQLAAELPFSLADVAGVTGNVVGYVDSVRRTPDGELVVLDYKATAERADPTEAVQLVLYARACEQRFDEPVSAVGYVYVGDVDSGPRAELVDPESDELPEWESVLETFVAADDPDYFETTPGNHCRYCPHRSLGCGPDGLEDRRETRGRPQAR, encoded by the coding sequence ATGGGTGAGCCAGAACGCGAACCGGGAGACGAGGAGCTCGAACCCCGCGGAAACCAGGATGCCGTTCTCGAGAGCACGGCGGCCTGTACCTCCGTCGACGCGGGTGCAGGGACGGGCAAGACGACCACGATGCTCATGCGGATCGAACACGCCATCGAGACCGGCGCGGTCGACCCCGGCGACGTGCTGGTCTTGACGTTCGCAAACGAGGCCGCTGGCAGCATCCGCGACGCGGTCGCCGACCGACTCGATCCCGAAACGGCGGCGGCAATCGACGTCTACACCTACCACTCGTTCTGTCACCGGCTGGTCCGAGAGTACGCCTACTACCTCGGCTACTCGCCGGAGTTCGACGTCGTCACCGACCGAAAACGCCGCCGGCTGATCGGCCGACTGCTCGCGGAGAACGACTACGGTTTCGCCGCGGCGACCGGCGACGGCTCACCGGCCGAACTCACCGCCGACGTCGATGGCTTCATCCAGGAGATGAGCCAGGAAGACGTCACTCCCGGCGAGCTACAGAAGGCGTTGCCGGACGTTCGCACCCTCGAGCTACTGACCGAGTTCGTCCTCTGGCTCGAGCGCCGCGCGAACGAGGAACTATCTTTCGACGCCGAGGCGCTCCGGTACTTCAACGCCGAGGACCACCTCGAAACGGCCTCAGAGTCGCTGGTCGACTACGGCAAGCTGATTCAGTACTGTCGTGAGAAGATCGACGAGTCGCCCGCGTTTGGCGACAGCGAGGTCGTCCGCGACGTCGAGCGCTACCTCGAGATCCTCCAGGACTGCGTGACAGAGACGATCGAGACGCTCTCGCTCGAGGAGCGGGAGACAAAACAGTTGCCGCGGGCGCTGTTTTACAACCGGATTCGCCGGGACGCGACGGACCGAATCGAGCAGAGCCCGTTCGGCCGACTGAAACACTACGTCGAGTTCCTCCGGCTCGCGCGCCACTACACCGACGTCTACGGGGACTACCACGACGCCCTCGAGAACCGGGGTGCACTCGACTTCGACGAACTCGTACGGAAGGCGACCCAGTTGCTGAACGACGAGTCGATCGCCTCCGAGATCACCGACCGATGGGAGCAGGTCTACTGCGACGAGTTTCAGGACACCGACGAGACGCAGTTTTCCCTGCTCACGGGACTTACCGACGGCCACGACCGACCGTCGCTGTTCGCAATCGGCGACAAGGACCAGGCGATCTATGGCTGGCGCGGGACGGATCGCAGGGGACTGGACCGACTCGCGTCCGTCTACGACGACCACGACGCGGTCGAACTCGGGCTCAACTTCCGGTCGCGCCAGGAGATCCTCGACCTGACCAACTGCTGTGGGTACGGGCCACAGTCCTCGAAGACGCTCCGGGAGGCAGACCGGACGCCGGGCGAGTACGGCGACTACGACGATTACGAGCGTGCCGACGACGACACGGGGCTCGAGGAGCCGCCGGATCACGTCGTCACGATCGAGAGCGGCGAGATCGATCGGCCGATGGCCGAACAGGTCGGAACGACCGTCTCGAGGCTGCTCAACGGTGAAGCCGAGAACGTCCCACGACGGCGACTCGAGGACGTCGCGGTCGTCGTCAGGACGAACCGCCACGCCCAGGCCGTCGCGGAGGCACTCGAGAGCCGTCGAATTCCCTACGAGGTATCGGGCTCGCCCGGCGGCGACGTCTCGCCCGGTATCCGGACGGTGCTGTCGTACCTCCGCGTGCTCGTCGACTCCGACGCGGACGCCCACCTCCGGCGAGTTCTGTTCTACCGGTATCGGCTTCCGGAGTCCGACCTTCGGACGCTACAGCAACAGGACGGTCCGCTCGTGGACGCCGTCTTCGAGGTCGACAGCGAGACACTCGAGCGTCCCGACAGGCTCGAGCGAGCACGCGACCACCTCGAGACGCTCGCAGAGTACCGGCGTCTGTACCCGCTGTCCGGCTTCCTCCGGCGGTTCCGCGAGGTGACGCGTCTCGAGTGGTTCCTCACGAGCGACGAGCGCGCCGAGTTCGACCGGATCGAGCGATTCGTCGACGCCTACGACGCCGACTCGATGTTGCGAATGCTCTCTGCGGAGTTTCTCGAGGCGCTGGAGAACACGCTCGAGGGAAGCGAGAGCGAGCGAACGCGTGGAACACACTCGAGCGACTATGTCGACGTGATGACGGTCCACCAGGCGAAGGGACTGGAGTTCGACACCGTCCTCGTTCCCTTCCTCTCGGACGAGGAGTGGTGCGTCGAGGCGGACTACGCCCGGCGAAGCCGCGAGCGGTTGCTTGCAGCGTTGCTCTCCGACGACCTCGAGTCGCCGTTACGGTCGGATCTGGCGGCCGAGACCGTCGGCGAGGAGTGGCGCGTGCTCCACGTCGCGCTCACCCGTGCGGAGAACCACCTCTTTCTGTTCGGTGCCGAGTACGACTACGAGGGTGAGGACGCCCAGCTGGGCGTCGAGACCGCGGACGCCTGCCTTCCCGACGCGATCGAGTGGTCGACTGCCGGCCAGCGGATGGACCTCTGGGAGTCACTGACCGAGAGCTTCGAGGACGTTCGAGAGATCTATCCAGAGACAGTCGCCGACCGGACGACGGAACTCGCTCGCTCGAGCGGCGTGACCCCCGGTTCGATCACCTACTACGCCGACTACGAGGACCGACAGGTCGAGCCGCTGCGAACGCGGGAGGCGATCGAGACGGTCCACCAGCTGGGGCGATTACTGCGCGACGACGCGCTGTTGCCCGCGGCCGACGCCGCGAGCTACGCCGACGGTCGCGACGACGGCGTTCGAGTGCCGGGCGCGCGGCGGCTGTCGACGCTGACCGAAGAGACCGTCCGGTTCCCGGTCGAGACGCTGTCCGAGGCGACCGAACTCCCGGTCGCAATCTCGCACAGCTACACCGCGATGGAGACTCACGACACGTGTCCGCGAAAGCACTACCTCGATCACGTCGTCCGGGCGATCGACGATCCGGGGGCTCGAGGCGAGACATCTTCCGGCGACGGCGGCTCGCGAGTCGTCGGCACCGTCTTCCACGACGTTGCCGAAGAGGCGTTCTACCGCGAGTACGAGAGCCGTGAGGAGTGGCACGAGGCAGCGACCCGACAGCTGACCGCTCGAGGACTGACCGACCACCGCGAGGACGTACTGGCCTGCGTCGATCGATACTTCGGGGCGACGGCGGACGGTTTCGACCGTCCAGTCGCCGACTGGGACCAACTCGCGGCCGAACTGCCGTTCTCGCTTGCAGACGTCGCCGGCGTGACGGGCAACGTCGTCGGCTACGTCGACTCGGTTCGCCGGACGCCCGACGGGGAACTCGTCGTCCTCGACTACAAGGCGACCGCCGAGCGGGCCGATCCGACCGAGGCCGTCCAACTCGTGCTGTACGCTCGTGCCTGCGAGCAGCGATTCGACGAACCAGTCTCGGCCGTCGGCTACGTCTACGTGGGAGACGTCGATTCGGGTCCGCGGGCCGAACTCGTCGATCCCGAATCCGACGAACTGCCGGAGTGGGAGTCGGTACTCGAGACATTCGTGGCCGCCGACGATCCCGACTATTTCGAGACGACGCCGGGCAATCACTGTCGGTACTGCCCGCATCGGTCACTGGGCTGTGGGCCCGACGGGCTCGAGGACCGCAGAGAGACGCGAGGACGTCCGCAAGCACGGTAA
- a CDS encoding PD-(D/E)XK nuclease family protein, whose translation MTETLSVDALRAYLRCPRQYELGYVYDLEGTDEDDATADRVSLLRTAICAALESDESDPEALEAVAKRRLSTLWDDHDEPFHSQAQRRHERRVLEATLRAYLELAGVEHAMGVRELRQEVADGDATLAGPEIDLESSISVPDSDAEPVTLEATVDYVYGDGSSLVGVRFVPTLWPMGYLRYRSEWEDVEDRFVDHFDPEADEFDPGSVGTLLETAVVLDGLRSYADRLGLSDRTCRYVWVPLADRSETSINWVRETVETSLEVADLTDVYVDHHTFGMTHEHRNRTVDGRLESVVDRLRSDGFDPSERWDDIVDEVCPACEYRVCCGEYVGTEVAFDG comes from the coding sequence ATGACTGAGACGCTCTCGGTCGACGCGCTTCGGGCCTACCTCCGCTGTCCCCGCCAGTACGAACTGGGCTACGTCTACGACCTCGAGGGGACCGACGAGGACGATGCGACGGCCGACCGCGTCTCACTGCTTCGAACGGCGATCTGTGCGGCCCTCGAAAGCGACGAGAGCGACCCGGAGGCGCTCGAAGCGGTGGCGAAACGACGACTGTCGACGCTCTGGGACGACCACGACGAACCGTTCCACTCACAGGCACAGCGACGCCACGAACGCCGCGTCCTCGAGGCGACGCTGCGGGCGTACCTCGAGCTGGCGGGCGTCGAACACGCGATGGGGGTTCGAGAGTTGCGCCAGGAGGTGGCGGACGGCGACGCCACGCTCGCCGGCCCGGAGATCGACCTCGAGAGTTCGATTTCGGTCCCCGATTCGGACGCCGAACCCGTCACTCTCGAGGCGACCGTCGACTACGTCTACGGCGACGGCTCGTCGCTGGTCGGGGTGCGGTTCGTCCCGACGCTCTGGCCGATGGGGTATCTCCGGTATCGCTCCGAGTGGGAGGACGTCGAGGACCGGTTCGTCGACCACTTCGATCCCGAAGCCGACGAGTTCGATCCCGGCTCCGTTGGGACCTTGCTCGAGACCGCCGTCGTCCTTGATGGGCTCCGGAGCTACGCCGACCGGCTCGGGCTGTCCGATCGAACCTGCCGGTACGTCTGGGTGCCCCTCGCCGATCGCTCGGAGACGTCGATCAACTGGGTGCGTGAGACTGTCGAGACGAGTCTCGAGGTCGCAGACCTCACCGACGTTTACGTCGACCACCACACGTTCGGGATGACCCACGAACACCGCAATCGGACCGTCGACGGGCGACTCGAGTCGGTCGTCGACCGTCTCCGATCCGACGGTTTCGACCCGAGTGAACGGTGGGACGACATCGTCGACGAGGTCTGTCCGGCGTGTGAGTATCGCGTCTGCTGTGGCGAGTACGTCGGGACGGAGGTGGCGTTCGATGGGTGA
- a CDS encoding NAD-dependent epimerase/dehydratase family protein has product MDDALVIGGTRFIGRHLVTELLANGYDVTIFNRGNHDDPFAADDRVERVQGDRTDDDALAAAADEVDPDAVFDCVAYYPDDVRAATRIFADCEAYVYISSGAAYGREDIPKREGETPLAPCTRNQATDDEGDTYGNRKAEGDRAVFEAAEEGVDAMSLRPPIVYGPHDYTERLDFWIDRVNRFDRVVVPGDGTNIWHRVYVEDVASALRIVAERGDPGEAYNTGDRRLVTLEEMVELIADQLDTDVEIVHAGPRELEAGDIELEDYPLYRDYPHVMSTAKLADLGWESTPLEEAMGRAVEDHLESDRVGRENGPEREAEERVLGILETL; this is encoded by the coding sequence ATGGACGACGCTCTCGTCATCGGTGGCACGCGGTTCATCGGGCGCCACCTCGTGACGGAACTGCTCGCAAACGGCTACGACGTGACGATCTTCAACCGCGGCAACCACGACGACCCCTTCGCCGCCGACGACCGCGTCGAACGCGTCCAGGGCGACCGGACGGACGACGACGCGCTCGCGGCGGCCGCAGACGAGGTCGACCCCGACGCAGTCTTCGACTGCGTGGCCTACTACCCCGATGACGTCCGGGCGGCGACTCGGATCTTTGCAGACTGTGAGGCCTACGTCTACATCTCGAGTGGCGCAGCGTACGGTCGGGAAGACATTCCCAAACGTGAAGGAGAGACGCCGCTTGCCCCGTGTACCAGGAACCAGGCGACCGACGACGAGGGCGACACCTACGGGAACCGGAAGGCCGAGGGCGACCGCGCGGTCTTCGAGGCCGCCGAGGAAGGCGTCGACGCGATGTCCCTCCGGCCGCCGATCGTCTACGGCCCACACGACTACACCGAGCGACTCGACTTCTGGATCGACCGGGTGAACCGCTTCGACCGGGTCGTCGTCCCCGGTGACGGGACGAATATCTGGCACCGCGTCTACGTCGAGGACGTCGCCAGCGCCCTGCGAATCGTCGCCGAACGCGGCGACCCGGGCGAGGCGTACAACACGGGCGACCGGCGACTCGTCACGCTCGAGGAGATGGTCGAGTTGATCGCCGACCAACTCGATACTGACGTCGAGATCGTCCACGCCGGCCCGCGAGAACTCGAGGCTGGCGACATCGAACTCGAGGACTACCCGCTCTACCGCGACTATCCACACGTCATGTCGACGGCGAAACTCGCCGACCTGGGCTGGGAGTCGACGCCGCTCGAGGAGGCGATGGGCCGTGCAGTCGAGGACCACCTCGAGAGCGACCGGGTTGGACGCGAGAACGGACCGGAAAGGGAGGCAGAGGAACGCGTACTCGGCATTCTGGAGACGCTCTAG